Part of the Scrofimicrobium sp. R131 genome is shown below.
CCGTCAACCCCGGCTTGGAAGGACTGACCGCCGATCGGGTGCAAGCCCTCAAAGCCGCCGGGATGGCGGTCTATGTCTGGACCGTCAACAGCGTGGAGACGGCCCGCGAACTGGCCGAGTGGGGAGTAGACGGGGTCTTCACCGACTACCCGCAGGACCTGCTGGCGGCCGGGCTCGACCAGGAGTAGGTCAGCTGACCGGTAGGTCGGTCCAGTCGATCGGATCGGCCCCCTGCTGTGCCAGCAGCTCATTGGCGCGGGAGAACGGCTTGGAGCCGAAAAAGCCTCGGTAGGCCGACAGCGGTGACGGGTGCACCGATGTGATGGCCGGAGTGGAGCCCAGGAGGGGCAGCAGCGACTGGGCGTCCTTCCCCCACAGGATTGCGACCAGGGGGCGGTCGCGTTCAACCAGGGCTTCTATCGCTCGTTGAGTCACCGCCTCCCAACCGCGGCCGCGGTGGGAACCGGGTTGGCCCGGACGGACGGTCAGGACCCGGTTCAGCAGGCACACGCCCTGGCGAGCCCAACCGGTCAGGTCACCGCCGGTGGGAGCGATTGGACCGACGTCGTCGGACAGCTCCCGGTAAATGTTGCGCAGCGAAGCGGGGATCTCCACCCCCGGGGCAACCGAAAACGACAGGCCCATGGCGTGGCCGGGGGTTGGATAGGGGTCCTGCCCCACCAGCAGGACCTTCACCTCGTCAAAGGGGTAGGTGAAGGCGCGAAGCACGTCGGTGCCAGCCGGCAGGTACTTTTGCCCGTCCCGAAGCTCAGCTCTGAGCATCTGTCCCAGTTCGGCAATGGTATCCGCCACGGGGGCCAGCGCCCGGGCCCAGCCGGGATCCACGATGTCGGTCAGGGGACGGGGGCCAGCTTGCATGGAAGTCACCCGTCAATTGTAGAAGGCAGGGGGGCGAATTTCGTCCGCTCGGTACTTTGTCCTCGGTCCGGCCCAATCAATCCGCTAAGGTGAAAGGGTGAGCTCGACATATCCTGCAGACGAATTCGAACATCCCGGCGAAGATTTGCCGGTGGGTGCGCATCGGCAGCCGCCGTCGCGCTGGCGGCCCGTGATCCCGTTCCTGGTGATCCTGGTGGTCGTGCCACTGCTGGCGTGGGGCGTCAGCTACCTGCTGCAGCGCCGGGACGCGGGCGACGATGCGGCTCAGTCCGCTCCGCCGGCCGTCACCCAGCAGTCCGGCCAGTCGGACGCTCGGCCGACTCCGTCCCCGACGCCGACGCCGACGCAACCGTCGGCCGCTCCGACCGCTCCGGACGAAACGAAGCCGGAAGAGGAAGAGAACCCGGAACTGGGGATTGACTACGCCCTGACCATTGAGGTTCTGAACGCGACGGACATTTCCGGCTACGCGGGACAAATTGCTGCCGACCTCGAAGCTGCCGGCTTCACCTCGGTGATCGCGGACAACACCTCCGGATGGATAACCGAAGTAAACACTGTCTTCTTTACTTCGGCGGAGCAGGAAGCCACGGCCCATCAGGTGGCGTCGATTGCCGGGATTGACTCGGTGGTGCTGGATCCCGACGCGACCGGAGGGGAAGGCATCGTCGTCCTGCTGGTTGAGTAGGGCTGCTTCTGGCCAGATTTTGACGAAATCGCGGTTTCGTTCACATCGCCTTGCACTCGTAGCGGAGGAGTGCCAAACTATTCATTAGCACTCTCGGGTTGAGAGTGACAGAGACTAGATTCTCGGTGAGGGTTTGTCGCGCGCGGGTCGTGAACGCGGGCGGGAGGCTCGTCCGTCGCGGGCATCGGGAATCACCAACCGCCATGCGGAAGGAAAGTAGTTAATGAGCAAGTTTATTTCGTACGACGAGGAAGCCCGTCGGGGGATGGAAAACGGCCTGAACAAGCTGGCCGACACCGTCAAGGTCACGCTTGGCCCCCGCGGTCGCAACGTGGTGCTGGACAAGAAGTGGGGCGCCCCCACGATCACCAAGGACGGCGTTTCCGTCGCCAAGGAAATCGACCTGGAAGATCCGCTGGAGCGGATCGGCGCCGAACTGGTCAAGGAAGTTGCCAAGCGCACCGATGATGTCGCCGGTGACGGCACCACCACCGCCACCGTGCTGGCCCAGGCCCTGGTCCACGAAGGATTGCGCAACGTGGCTGCCGGCTCGAACCCGATCGAACTGAAGCGCGGCATCGACAAGGCCGTGGACGCCATTGTCGCCCAGCTGCACAAGATTGCTCAGCCGATCGAGACCTCCGACCAGATCGCCTCCACCGCCTCCATCTCGGCCAACGACCCGGAGATCGGCAAGCTGATCGCCCAGGCGTTTGAGACCGTCGGCCCCGAGGGCGTCATTACCGTGGAAGAGACCAACTCTTTCGACACCACCCTGGAAACCACCGAGGGTATGCGCTTCGACAAGGGCTACCTGTCCGCCTACTTCGTCACCGACGCTGAGCGCCAGGAAGCCGTGCTGGAGGACGCCTACGTCCTGCTGGTCGAATCGAAGATTTCCTCCATGAAGGATCTGCTCCCGGTGCTGGAGAAGGTCATGCAGACCGGCAAGCCGCTGCTGATCATCGCCGAGGACATCGAGGGCGAAGCCCTGGCCACCCTGGTGGTCAACAAGATCCGCGGCATCTTCAAGTCGGTCGCCGTCAAGGCTCCGGGCTTTGGCGATCGCCGCAAGGCCATGCTGCAGGATATGGCCATCCTGACCGGCGGCCAGGTTATCTCCGAGACCGTGGGCCTGACCCTGGAGGGCGCCGACCTCGACACCCTGGGCACCGCCCGCAAGGTCGTTGTCACCAAGGATGAGACCACCATCGTCGATGGCGGCGGCGAGAAGGAAGCGCTGGACGCCCGCGTCAAGCAGATCCGCGCCGAAATCGAAGCGACCGACTCCGACTACGACCGCGAGAAGCTGCAGGAGCGCTTGGCTAAGCTCTCCGGTGGCGTCGCCATCATCAAGTCCGGGGCCGCCACCGAGGTGGAGCTGAAGGAACGCAAGCACCGGATTGAGGACGCGGTTCGCAACGCGCGGGCAGCCTCCGAAGAGGGCATCGTCGCCGGTGGCGGCGTGGCCCTGATCGAGGCGGCCAAGGGTGTCCTGGGCGACCTGGACGTGGCCGGTGACGAGAAGATCGGCGTGGCCATTGTGCGCCAGGCCGTCGAGTCCCCGATCAAGCAGATTGCCGAGAACGCTGGCATCGACGGTGGCGTGGTCGTGGACCGCGTCTCCCGGATGGAGTCGGGCCACGGCCTGAATGCCGCCACCGGTGAGTACGGCGACCTGCTGACCGAAGGCATCGCCGACCCGGTCAAGGTGACCCGCTCCGCCCTGCAGAACGCGGCCTCCATTGCCGGCATGTTCCTCACCACCGAAGCTGTGGTTGGGGACAAGCCCGAACCGCCGGCCCCGGCCGCTGCGGGTGGCATGGACGACATGGGCGGCATGTACTAAGCCGCTGAGTTAGTCAACCAGAGGGTGGTCACTTCGGTGGCCACCCTCTTGCTATCCGTGGAACAGTGCCGCCGCCGCATCCTCCGCCTCCGCGTAGGTGGTGGCCGCCTGGGCCAACTGGGTGCTGATGGCCCGCAGCGACTCTTCCACCTGCAGCTGGGTCAGCTGCCACTGTTCAATTAGCCCCTGGAAAGTTAGGGCGGCCGCCCCGCCCCAGCTGGCTTCCAACCCGCGCAGCAGGCTCATCATCTGGGCCACCTCGGACTGGATGGTCGCTGAAGACTGACTGGCGGTGGCGGCGGCGCTGGCCACCTGCCCCGAATCCACCTGATAAATTGCCATCATTGTTCCCCCGTTCTCCCGCGCCGTGCGGGTGTGGCCACTCTAGGGGGGCACTGGCCGGAAAACGAGCGGCCACAGCCGGTCCTGGGGACAACTCTGGCGGTCAGTGGTTGTGGAGAGATCCGGCTAGTGTCGCTTGCTGCGCCGGTGTGAGAACGGGTCGTCGAAGGCCTCCAGGGTGGAGGTGTCGTCGGGGTTCTGGTCCTCCGAAGGGTCAGCTGTCCGGGCAGCAGCTTTCTCAGCTGCCGGTTGGCGAACAACCGGAACGGCCTCTCGGGCGGCCCTCTCGGCCGCTCCCTTGCGGGCTGCTCGCAGTCGATCGGCAGCGCCGCGAATCAGCAGCGGGCCGGTGTCCTCGCCCCGAACCACATCGCCGGCGCCGTCCTCTTCGCCCAGCAGGGCGTTGATCTGGGAGAGCTCACCCAGCAGATTCTCGCGGACCGGCTCGGTCCACGGCGCGGCAAACGGGGTTAGGAACAGGCGGGAGCGCCCCAGGATCTTGGTTATGAAGCGCTTGCGGGCTCGCAGGTAGCGCGGGTCCTTCTCTCCGTGTGCCTCCCGGGCCAACTGATCCCGGAAGCGAGCGTAGCGCTGCGGGGTGGTCCCGATGGTGGCCAAAAGGGCATCGAACAGGATCTGAGCTTCCAGATCGTCGACGGGGAGCTTTCGTGAGCTCAGCTGTCGCACCAGCGACGCGACCCGATCCGCGGTCGGTCCAGGGACCCCGAGGGCGCGCAGTCGCTCCTCCGCGTGGATCGGTTCGACCGGCCGGGCGCTTTCCCACCCGCCCAGGGCTTCCCAGGTGTTGACGGTGGAGGTGACCAGGTAGACGGCGGCCAGTTTCAGGACGTCCGGGTCGGCGGTGACCCCGTCGAAGTCGGCCAGGCGCTCGATCACGCTGGAGAGGTACTTGACGTTGTGGGCGGTGCGTTCGGGCACGTTCCAGGCGTGGACCAGGAACTCGGCCTCGTCCTCCAGGGCGGATTCGGGAGCGTCAGCGCCCACCGCGCGCAGAGAATCCACGATGGCTCCAGTGAGCCATTGTGGGACTTGCCCAGCCATGAGTTTCTCCATCTACTCGCCAACCTGCCCTGCTATGTTAGCGCGAAAAAGAGTGGGCCATCCCCAACTTCACGCGCCGGACAGGGGAAGGAAGACGCGCACGGTCAGGCCGCCGCCCTTGCTGTCGGCCAGTTCCACCCGACCGTGGTGAGCCTCAATGATTCCCCCCACAATGGACAGCCCCAGCCCGGAACCGCCCAGTGACCGGGCGCGGGAGGTATCGGTCCGGTAGAAGCGCTCGAAGACTCGACTTCGCTCCTCCGGGCGGATTCCGGGGCCGTGATCGCGAAACTCGATTACGCCCATCTCGTCCTGTTGCCCAACCGCAATCTCGACCGGGGAGTTGGCGGGCGTGTACCGGTCAATGTTCCCGACTAGGTTCACCATCACCTGGGTTAGTTGGTCGCGATCCCCGCTGACCAGCAGGGACGGGGGCGGTTTCCGCTGGCTCAGACCCACCAGCTTGATGGTGCGGGACTGGTTCAGTGCCTCCAGGTCGGATCGGGCTTCGCGCGCGAGGCGGACCAGGTCAATCTGGGTCATCGACAGGGGACGCTTCTCGTCGATCCGTGCCAGGATCAGCAGGTCCTCCACCAGGGCTCCCATCCGAGTCGACTCCGACTCGATCCGCCCGAAGACCTCGGGGACCCGCTCCGGGGGGACCGCCCCCATCCGGTACAGCTCCCCGTAGCCGCGAATGGCCGCCAGCGGGGTCCGCAGTTCGTGCGAGGCGTCGGAGACAAACCGGCGTACTTTTTGTTCCGAGTCGTCGCGGGCGGCAAACGAACTCTCAATCTGGGCCAGCATCTGGTTCAGCGACAGGGACAGCGAGCCGACCTCGGTGGCGGGAGCCAGAGGAATGATCCGCTGGGAGTAGTCGCCGGCCGCGATTTTCCCGGCCACCGTTTCGATTTCGCGCAGGGGTCGCAGGGACTGAATCACCAGGTAGTAGCCGGCAATGCCTCCCAGCACCACAATGCCGAGGCCGGCCAGGAAGAACGACAGAGTGGTGTTCAAGATCGTGTCGGAGACGTCGATCAGGGGGAGGGCGACGGTCACGACCCCGGCGGGCTGGCTGGTGGCGGTCACCTCCATCGGAACGGCCACGGCCCGCCAGTTGGCGCCGGGGATGTCCGAGCTGACCGTGATCGGCAGGGTAATCCCGGTTTCGGTTAGGGCCACCTGCCCGATGTCCAGCAGTTCCCCGACCACCGGGGTGCCGGCCCGCAGGCGGGTCTCCTCCGTGAGGATCACCTTGGGTTGCTGCCCAATCACCTCGCGCCGAATGTAAAAGTTGGTTGGAATCTCGGTGGGGGTGCCGGTGAAGGAAGCGTTTGACACGGTGTTGGCCAGCTGCGAGGCCGAGGCCACCAACTGCTCGTCCACCTGGCGAATCAGGTGCCGCTGCAAGATGCCGATCATGATGGTTCCGACCACGGCCAAAGCGGTGGTGACGATGACGATGATCAGGAGCACCATTCGCCCGGCCAGGGGCGTTTGGGTCCAACTGCGGCGCATCCGCTCCAACAGCCCCATGGCTTATTCCGATTCGCGAATCAGGTATCCCACGCCGCGGCGAGTCTGGATCAGCTCGGGCAGATCCTCGCTCACGGCCAATTTCCGCCGCAGGTAAGAAATGTAGGACTCGACGATGGCGGCGTCCCCATCCCAGTCGTACTCCCAGACGTGGTCCAGGATCTGCATTTTCGACACCACCCGGCCCGCGTTCAGCAGCAGGTAGCGCAGCAGTTTGAACTCGGTTGGCGACAGGTCGACGGGAATCCCGGCTCGGCGGACCTCGTGGGCGTCCTCATTCATCTCGACGTCGGCCACCCGCAGGATCGAGTCGTCGTCCGGCCCGGTCTTCGTCCGGCGCAGGATCGCCCGGATCCGGGCCACCACCTCTTCCAGCCCGAAGGGCTTGGTCACGTAGTCGTCCCCACCCACGGTCAGGCCCTGGACTTTGTCGCGCATGTCGTCACGGGCGGTGAGGAACAGTACCGGAATCCGCATTCCCGCATCCCGGATCCGCCGGGTGACGGTGAATCCGTCCATGTCGGGCAGCATCACGTCCAGCACGATCAGGTCGGGGTGAAATTCTTGGGCTTCGTGGTAGGCACCGGCCCCGTCGGCAGCTTCGCGCACTTCGAATCCGGCAAACCGCAGGGACGAGGCCAGCAGGTCCCGAATGTTGGGTTCGTCATCAACCACTAGCAGGCGCGCTTCTGGCGCCGGGAGAGCGTCTCGATTAGCCATACTCACTAGTATTAGGGATGTTCCTGATAGTTTCCTGAGAGCGGCCTGAATCGGGGGGAGAGGCTACCCTGGAGGGGTGGCAGAACTGCGAGTAGGGATCATCGGGGCCGGTCGGGTGGGGCCCGCCATTGCCAGCGCCCTCCGGGGAAACGGCTACCAAATTAGCGGGATTTACGCCCGTTCCAGCGCGGGCCAGGACCGGGTCGAGGTGATGCTCCCCGGGGTCAGGCTGCTGTCGCCAATCCAGGTGGTGGACTCCTCCGACCTGGTGTTCCTGGCGGTGCCGGACCGCGAAATCGAGGTGGTGGCCGCGGAGCTGCGCGACCACTGGCGCCCCCGGCAACTGGTGGCGCACCTGTCCGGAGCCACCGACCTGAGTGTGCTGGCCCCGGCGGAGGCGGCCGGCTCGCTCACGATGAGCCTGCACCCGGCGATGACTTTCACCGGTACCTCCCTGGATGTCCACCGGTTGCAGGGGTGCCCAATTGCCGTCACCGGGGACCCGCTGGTGCGACCGGTCGGGTGGGCTATCGCCCAGGACCTGGGGGGCGTCCCCTTCGAGCTGCCCGCCCAAAACAAGGTGCACTATCACGCGGCCCTGACCCACGGCGCCAACCACCTCGTCACCGTGGTGGTCCAGGCCCAGCGGCTGCTGGCCGAGGCGGGGGTGCCGCCCGAGGCGCTGGCCCCGCTGGCCCGGGCCGCCCTCGAGGGGGCGCTCGCCGGGGGGATGGCCAACCTGACCGGGCCGGTCGCGCGCGGGGACGAGCAGACGGTGGAGAACCATTTGGCGGAACTGGCGGGGAACTCGGTGGCCGACTCGTACCGGTTCCTCAGCGACCAGACCCGCACCGAACTGATGAGATTCCGGGAGGCAGACGATGAGTGAACTGTTGGAAAGCATTTCCGCCCTGCGCCAGTGGCGCCAGCAGCCGGGAACGGTGGCCCTGGTTCCGACCATGGGGGCGCTACACGAAGGGCACCTGTCGCTGGTTCGCCAGGCCGGTGAGCTGGCTGAGCGGGTAGTCGTCTCCATCTTCGTGAACCCGACCCAGTTTGGCCCGAACGAGGATTACGCGCGCTACCCACGCACGCTGGCGGCCGACCTGGAGGCGCTGGCGGACCTGTCCGTGGATGCCGTTTTCGTGCCCAGTGCCGACGAAATGTACCCGGACCCGCCCGCCCGGGTGAGCCTGCGCGTGGGCGATTTGGGCTCTATTCTCGAGGGTGCCTCGCGCCCCGGTCACTTCGACGGCGTCTGCCAGGTGGTGGCCAAACTGTTCAACCTGGTTCAACCGCAGGTGGCCGTGTTCGGGGAGAAGGACGCCCAGCAGCTGGCCGTGATCCGCCAGCTGATCCGGGACCTCAACTTCCCGGTGGAAATCGTCGGCGCCCCGATCGTGCGCGAAAGTGACGGGTTGGCGCGGTCCAGTCGAAACGCCTACCTGTCGACCGAGGAGCGCCTGGCCGCCCCGGTCCTGTTCCGTTCCCTGGAGCAGGGCATTGCGGCCGGC
Proteins encoded:
- a CDS encoding uracil-DNA glycosylase, with amino-acid sequence MQAGPRPLTDIVDPGWARALAPVADTIAELGQMLRAELRDGQKYLPAGTDVLRAFTYPFDEVKVLLVGQDPYPTPGHAMGLSFSVAPGVEIPASLRNIYRELSDDVGPIAPTGGDLTGWARQGVCLLNRVLTVRPGQPGSHRGRGWEAVTQRAIEALVERDRPLVAILWGKDAQSLLPLLGSTPAITSVHPSPLSAYRGFFGSKPFSRANELLAQQGADPIDWTDLPVS
- a CDS encoding LytR C-terminal domain-containing protein, which gives rise to MSSTYPADEFEHPGEDLPVGAHRQPPSRWRPVIPFLVILVVVPLLAWGVSYLLQRRDAGDDAAQSAPPAVTQQSGQSDARPTPSPTPTPTQPSAAPTAPDETKPEEEENPELGIDYALTIEVLNATDISGYAGQIAADLEAAGFTSVIADNTSGWITEVNTVFFTSAEQEATAHQVASIAGIDSVVLDPDATGGEGIVVLLVE
- the groL gene encoding chaperonin GroEL (60 kDa chaperone family; promotes refolding of misfolded polypeptides especially under stressful conditions; forms two stacked rings of heptamers to form a barrel-shaped 14mer; ends can be capped by GroES; misfolded proteins enter the barrel where they are refolded when GroES binds); translation: MSKFISYDEEARRGMENGLNKLADTVKVTLGPRGRNVVLDKKWGAPTITKDGVSVAKEIDLEDPLERIGAELVKEVAKRTDDVAGDGTTTATVLAQALVHEGLRNVAAGSNPIELKRGIDKAVDAIVAQLHKIAQPIETSDQIASTASISANDPEIGKLIAQAFETVGPEGVITVEETNSFDTTLETTEGMRFDKGYLSAYFVTDAERQEAVLEDAYVLLVESKISSMKDLLPVLEKVMQTGKPLLIIAEDIEGEALATLVVNKIRGIFKSVAVKAPGFGDRRKAMLQDMAILTGGQVISETVGLTLEGADLDTLGTARKVVVTKDETTIVDGGGEKEALDARVKQIRAEIEATDSDYDREKLQERLAKLSGGVAIIKSGAATEVELKERKHRIEDAVRNARAASEEGIVAGGGVALIEAAKGVLGDLDVAGDEKIGVAIVRQAVESPIKQIAENAGIDGGVVVDRVSRMESGHGLNAATGEYGDLLTEGIADPVKVTRSALQNAASIAGMFLTTEAVVGDKPEPPAPAAAGGMDDMGGMY
- a CDS encoding WXG100 family type VII secretion target, giving the protein MMAIYQVDSGQVASAAATASQSSATIQSEVAQMMSLLRGLEASWGGAAALTFQGLIEQWQLTQLQVEESLRAISTQLAQAATTYAEAEDAAAALFHG
- a CDS encoding HAMP domain-containing sensor histidine kinase, which gives rise to MGLLERMRRSWTQTPLAGRMVLLIIVIVTTALAVVGTIMIGILQRHLIRQVDEQLVASASQLANTVSNASFTGTPTEIPTNFYIRREVIGQQPKVILTEETRLRAGTPVVGELLDIGQVALTETGITLPITVSSDIPGANWRAVAVPMEVTATSQPAGVVTVALPLIDVSDTILNTTLSFFLAGLGIVVLGGIAGYYLVIQSLRPLREIETVAGKIAAGDYSQRIIPLAPATEVGSLSLSLNQMLAQIESSFAARDDSEQKVRRFVSDASHELRTPLAAIRGYGELYRMGAVPPERVPEVFGRIESESTRMGALVEDLLILARIDEKRPLSMTQIDLVRLAREARSDLEALNQSRTIKLVGLSQRKPPPSLLVSGDRDQLTQVMVNLVGNIDRYTPANSPVEIAVGQQDEMGVIEFRDHGPGIRPEERSRVFERFYRTDTSRARSLGGSGLGLSIVGGIIEAHHGRVELADSKGGGLTVRVFLPLSGA
- a CDS encoding response regulator transcription factor; translation: MANRDALPAPEARLLVVDDEPNIRDLLASSLRFAGFEVREAADGAGAYHEAQEFHPDLIVLDVMLPDMDGFTVTRRIRDAGMRIPVLFLTARDDMRDKVQGLTVGGDDYVTKPFGLEEVVARIRAILRRTKTGPDDDSILRVADVEMNEDAHEVRRAGIPVDLSPTEFKLLRYLLLNAGRVVSKMQILDHVWEYDWDGDAAIVESYISYLRRKLAVSEDLPELIQTRRGVGYLIRESE
- a CDS encoding Rossmann-like and DUF2520 domain-containing protein, which translates into the protein MAELRVGIIGAGRVGPAIASALRGNGYQISGIYARSSAGQDRVEVMLPGVRLLSPIQVVDSSDLVFLAVPDREIEVVAAELRDHWRPRQLVAHLSGATDLSVLAPAEAAGSLTMSLHPAMTFTGTSLDVHRLQGCPIAVTGDPLVRPVGWAIAQDLGGVPFELPAQNKVHYHAALTHGANHLVTVVVQAQRLLAEAGVPPEALAPLARAALEGALAGGMANLTGPVARGDEQTVENHLAELAGNSVADSYRFLSDQTRTELMRFREADDE
- the panC gene encoding pantoate--beta-alanine ligase, with the protein product MSELLESISALRQWRQQPGTVALVPTMGALHEGHLSLVRQAGELAERVVVSIFVNPTQFGPNEDYARYPRTLAADLEALADLSVDAVFVPSADEMYPDPPARVSLRVGDLGSILEGASRPGHFDGVCQVVAKLFNLVQPQVAVFGEKDAQQLAVIRQLIRDLNFPVEIVGAPIVRESDGLARSSRNAYLSTEERLAAPVLFRSLEQGIAAGSANGRVDPPAAVNQVMQTLVSEPLVEPEYAAVVNRDSFELVALATVGNVEYFNPPKGDLTLLVAARLGNTRLIDNRHWKVEQ